A region of Flavobacterium indicum GPTSA100-9 = DSM 17447 DNA encodes the following proteins:
- a CDS encoding OmpA family protein yields the protein MRRLYISAVALLLTTSIYAQNKDTKDADKLFDRLEYVDAAQAYSKLVEKGKADAYVYKQLGDCYYNVFNTKEAVTWYAKAVESPQEAEVYYRYAQMLKAEGNMQESNKQMAQFAKMQPNDARAKAFTNNPNVVQQLQQQSKLYNIKKSDVSSDKADFGAQLTNNNEVYFASARNTARKKNGMDEQPYLDLYKATRNTDGSLSQATEVVELNTKWHDGPAAITSDGSTIYYGSESFNQSEFQKDKTKKLKYGQIYLYKATKGEGDKWTNAKALPINSKEYSVRNPSISKDGKTLYFSSDMPGGMGGEDIWKVSVDGDSYGTPENLGSGVNSEGNESFPYITDDHVLFFASNGKPGFGGYDVFTYNTTTKETKNVGAPVNTEKDDFAFSYNKEKKVGYFSSNREGNDDIFQADPICGVDALVKVMDAETGKLLAGAQVTVTDAKNKSVGTQDTDESGATKYGLACEQSYGVTATRSGYEPGSATMKQSEGGSEVIEVKLTPIKPIITEREVILQPIYFEYDKSNITAQGAEELDKLVQVMHEYPNMVIYAKSHTDSRGSDSYNLRLSDRRAKATVQYIISKGIAKERISGKGMGETEPKVSCTNCSEEEHAQNRRSEFLIVKK from the coding sequence ATGAGAAGACTATATATATCAGCCGTTGCATTGTTACTTACAACAAGTATTTATGCACAGAATAAGGACACAAAAGACGCGGATAAGCTATTTGATCGTTTAGAATATGTTGATGCAGCCCAAGCTTATTCCAAATTAGTAGAGAAAGGCAAAGCGGATGCTTATGTTTACAAACAGCTTGGCGATTGTTACTACAATGTTTTTAACACTAAGGAAGCGGTTACGTGGTATGCTAAGGCCGTGGAGAGCCCACAAGAGGCGGAGGTGTATTACCGTTATGCCCAAATGTTAAAAGCAGAAGGGAACATGCAGGAGAGTAACAAACAAATGGCCCAATTTGCCAAGATGCAGCCAAACGATGCTCGAGCTAAAGCGTTTACCAATAACCCTAATGTGGTGCAACAACTCCAACAACAAAGTAAGTTATACAACATCAAGAAATCGGATGTGAGTAGTGATAAGGCCGACTTTGGTGCGCAGTTAACCAATAACAATGAGGTTTATTTTGCGAGTGCTAGAAACACCGCAAGAAAGAAAAACGGTATGGATGAACAACCGTACTTAGACCTTTATAAGGCAACAAGAAACACAGACGGAAGTTTGAGTCAAGCTACGGAAGTAGTGGAGTTGAATACCAAATGGCACGATGGCCCTGCGGCTATTACCTCTGATGGTAGTACGATTTACTACGGTAGTGAGAGCTTCAACCAAAGTGAATTCCAAAAGGATAAAACAAAGAAATTAAAATACGGACAAATCTACTTATACAAAGCCACAAAAGGGGAAGGGGATAAGTGGACAAATGCCAAAGCATTACCTATTAACAGTAAAGAATACTCGGTTAGAAACCCAAGTATCAGCAAAGACGGTAAGACGTTGTATTTTTCATCAGACATGCCAGGCGGTATGGGTGGCGAAGACATCTGGAAAGTAAGTGTTGATGGCGATAGCTATGGTACACCAGAGAACCTTGGAAGTGGAGTCAACTCAGAAGGGAACGAGAGTTTTCCTTATATCACGGATGACCATGTGCTATTCTTTGCGTCAAACGGTAAACCAGGATTTGGTGGCTATGATGTGTTTACATACAACACCACTACAAAAGAAACCAAGAATGTTGGTGCTCCGGTAAACACGGAGAAAGACGACTTTGCGTTTAGCTACAATAAAGAGAAAAAGGTAGGTTACTTCTCTAGTAATAGAGAAGGGAACGACGATATTTTCCAAGCCGATCCGATTTGTGGTGTGGATGCTTTAGTGAAAGTTATGGATGCAGAAACAGGCAAATTATTAGCTGGAGCACAAGTAACGGTAACAGATGCTAAAAACAAATCAGTAGGCACACAAGACACCGATGAATCAGGAGCAACGAAATACGGATTAGCTTGTGAACAAAGCTATGGCGTAACGGCAACAAGAAGTGGATACGAGCCAGGAAGTGCTACGATGAAACAGAGTGAAGGCGGAAGCGAAGTGATAGAAGTAAAACTAACCCCAATCAAGCCAATCATCACCGAGAGAGAAGTTATATTACAACCGATTTACTTTGAGTACGACAAGTCGAACATCACAGCACAAGGCGCTGAGGAGTTAGACAAGTTAGTACAAGTAATGCACGAGTATCCGAATATGGTGATTTATGCAAAATCGCACACCGATAGCAGAGGAAGCGACAGCTACAATTTGAGATTATCCGACCGAAGAGCTAAGGCTACGGTACAATACATCATCTCAAAAGGTATAGCAAAAGAACGTATCTCAGGCAAAGGTATGGGAGAAACTGAACCGAAAGTTTCTTGCACAAACTGTTCTGAAGAAGAACATGCACAAAACAGACGTTCAGAGTTCTTAATTGTAAAAAAATAA
- a CDS encoding CPBP family intramembrane glutamic endopeptidase, with amino-acid sequence MLQLIGLLAISWLIIWLYEKGNLSVLGLTPTKDRLKYFTILFIVSALISATTFLLKIYIAKEQYTIAQSLTIKSVCIETWYQFRTVMTEELLCRGVLLYILIKKIGQPKAVISSSLIFALLHWINAGVWGNISQMIIVFAFTFSMGLLLAYSYARTYSILIPFAIHYGWNLTQNYIFPDTSSTNHIFIHATPQPEVTISYWAFFTMLLLPKILILIVTYLIIRKHKKVTIR; translated from the coding sequence ATGCTACAATTAATAGGACTATTAGCAATTTCTTGGTTGATAATTTGGCTTTATGAAAAAGGAAATTTATCCGTTTTAGGACTAACACCAACTAAAGACAGACTTAAATATTTCACAATACTTTTTATTGTTTCTGCTCTAATTTCTGCAACAACTTTTCTTTTAAAAATATATATTGCAAAGGAACAATATACAATAGCTCAATCTTTGACGATAAAATCAGTTTGTATTGAAACTTGGTATCAGTTCAGGACAGTAATGACGGAAGAATTACTTTGTAGAGGTGTGTTACTTTATATTCTTATTAAAAAAATAGGACAACCAAAAGCTGTTATTAGTTCTTCTTTAATTTTTGCATTACTACATTGGATAAATGCAGGGGTTTGGGGCAATATTTCACAAATGATTATTGTATTTGCATTTACATTTTCAATGGGACTTTTGTTGGCTTATTCCTATGCAAGAACCTATTCAATACTCATTCCTTTTGCAATTCATTATGGTTGGAACTTGACTCAGAATTATATTTTTCCAGACACGAGTTCAACTAATCATATTTTTATACATGCTACACCACAACCTGAAGTAACAATTTCCTATTGGGCATTTTTCACTATGCTTTTACTTCCCAAAATTTTAATACTAATTGTAACTTATTTAATTATAAGAAAACACAAGAAAGTTACAATTCGATAA
- a CDS encoding peptidase associated/transthyretin-like domain-containing protein, which translates to MGLSFKKNILLIVIFCTPFLINSQTIKGKVLNNEGQPILQATIIVKDSIAKDIPKEFAIAKNGEYIINLKKKYATIILETSSNGYVKNTFQLEEINTNKTYIHDIILTKEKSIEIKEVVVETKKKPFLVKKDTVSFNVSAYKDGSERKIQDIIKKLPGIEINESSGEIKYKGKSIETVKLEGDDLFGSNYTLGTKNINVDMVEQIQAIENYSENPLLKEIEGKEKVALNLKLKKGKTDFSGNLDVGNGLFEEKKAAFNNGLNLLAISKKMKTFSTLTHNTIGQNNSPYDYFSYNQTNEQLKEKDLFAKKIIPENLFVSYLNDSRINNNNQYFANYNSIFKIGPKVSIKTNLFYINDKINTTHKDIITNYINNTTSTTIDYFETVKKPTLYKSDIEMKITTSSKSLLEYKLSFFQENIITPSYGIKNESSSFETKLKSNNYFLKNNLLFTQKISENKAVQTSINYSINFTPQEFVIQRINNNYTPTVDIQDSSFKKKYFHAVTTFLGSYNKSKYSIAIGEQLNTSPFYSLLRNQTSNSFFTISKNELEINQNSTYVSYSHSFILNKFKITPSFKLNHIYQKIKNEDYNSPITKENVTLEPNLSIKFKINDNSAITTSINSIKTPISEEYLYNNKIQISNRITQTNTPILEIQKTLNIGGFYIINNLYKQFQFNLGCNYSENRGNYFSKMYVDNSIIDISNFYLKDKITYLNTNILIEKYIPLFESILRFKTDYSISNYKNVINNSELRNNKTKIIDSEFFIKTAFDIKFNFENSFKIKQSNSSGNNNQDLSNLQINNTFKIIVRPKKNWFVLFLSDYYIPNSTHKADDYLFLDSTLKYITGTKRFEFNLTAKNLLNKRMYTQTQTSDYTVSTTQYNLLARTIIASLTYNF; encoded by the coding sequence ATGGGGTTAAGTTTTAAAAAAAACATACTGTTAATTGTTATTTTTTGCACACCCTTCTTAATTAATTCTCAAACCATTAAAGGAAAAGTTTTAAACAATGAAGGACAACCTATTCTACAGGCAACAATTATAGTAAAAGATAGTATTGCTAAGGACATTCCAAAAGAATTTGCAATCGCTAAGAATGGTGAGTACATAATTAATCTAAAAAAAAAGTATGCAACTATAATTTTAGAGACATCTTCTAATGGGTATGTAAAAAACACTTTTCAATTAGAAGAAATTAATACAAACAAAACATACATTCATGATATTATTTTAACAAAAGAAAAATCAATTGAAATTAAAGAAGTAGTGGTAGAAACTAAAAAAAAGCCCTTTCTAGTTAAAAAAGACACCGTTTCTTTTAATGTTTCAGCTTACAAAGATGGTTCAGAAAGAAAAATACAAGATATAATTAAAAAATTACCTGGCATTGAAATCAATGAAAGTTCAGGAGAAATAAAATATAAGGGAAAGTCAATTGAAACCGTAAAACTTGAAGGAGATGATTTATTTGGTTCTAATTATACTTTAGGAACAAAAAACATTAATGTAGATATGGTTGAACAAATTCAAGCGATTGAAAATTATTCAGAAAATCCGCTTTTAAAAGAAATTGAAGGCAAAGAGAAAGTAGCTTTGAATTTAAAATTAAAAAAAGGAAAAACTGATTTTTCAGGTAATCTTGATGTTGGAAATGGCTTATTCGAAGAAAAAAAAGCCGCTTTCAATAATGGATTAAATTTACTGGCTATTTCAAAAAAAATGAAGACATTTAGTACTTTAACACATAATACTATTGGTCAAAACAATTCTCCTTATGATTATTTCTCTTATAACCAAACTAATGAACAACTGAAAGAAAAGGATCTTTTTGCAAAAAAAATTATTCCTGAAAATTTATTTGTAAGCTATTTAAATGACAGTCGGATTAATAATAACAATCAATATTTTGCTAATTATAATTCAATCTTTAAAATTGGACCCAAGGTAAGTATAAAAACTAATCTGTTTTACATCAATGATAAAATAAATACAACACATAAAGACATAATTACCAATTATATAAATAACACAACTAGTACTACCATAGATTATTTTGAAACAGTTAAAAAACCAACACTATATAAAAGTGATATAGAAATGAAAATAACTACTTCTTCAAAATCATTATTGGAATACAAATTATCTTTTTTTCAGGAAAATATCATTACTCCTTCTTACGGGATAAAAAATGAAAGTAGCAGTTTTGAAACTAAATTGAAATCAAATAATTATTTTTTAAAGAATAATTTACTTTTTACACAAAAAATAAGTGAAAATAAAGCTGTTCAAACTTCAATAAACTACTCAATAAACTTTACTCCTCAGGAATTTGTTATTCAACGCATAAATAACAATTATACTCCTACTGTAGACATACAAGATAGTTCATTTAAAAAAAAGTACTTTCATGCCGTTACTACTTTTTTAGGGAGTTATAACAAATCTAAATACAGTATTGCGATTGGTGAACAATTGAATACATCACCTTTTTATTCATTATTAAGAAATCAAACTTCAAATTCCTTTTTTACAATATCAAAAAATGAATTAGAAATCAATCAAAATAGCACCTATGTATCGTATTCACATAGTTTTATACTTAACAAGTTTAAAATTACACCTAGTTTTAAATTAAATCATATTTATCAAAAAATAAAGAATGAGGATTATAATAGTCCGATTACAAAAGAAAATGTAACCCTTGAACCAAATTTATCGATTAAGTTTAAAATTAATGATAATTCAGCAATTACAACATCTATTAACAGTATAAAAACACCGATTTCTGAGGAGTATTTGTATAACAATAAAATACAAATATCTAATCGTATTACACAAACAAATACTCCTATTTTAGAAATTCAAAAAACATTAAATATAGGTGGCTTTTATATAATTAACAATTTATACAAACAATTTCAATTTAATCTTGGTTGCAACTACAGCGAAAATAGAGGAAATTACTTTTCAAAAATGTACGTCGACAATTCTATAATAGATATTTCAAATTTTTATTTAAAAGACAAAATTACTTATTTAAACACGAATATACTTATTGAGAAATATATACCTCTTTTTGAAAGTATCCTACGATTTAAAACTGATTACTCAATTTCGAACTATAAAAATGTTATAAACAATTCAGAATTAAGAAATAATAAAACAAAAATTATAGATTCAGAATTTTTTATTAAAACAGCATTTGACATAAAATTTAATTTTGAAAACTCATTCAAAATAAAACAAAGTAACTCATCAGGAAATAACAATCAGGACTTGAGTAATTTACAAATTAATAATACTTTTAAAATTATAGTAAGACCCAAGAAAAATTGGTTTGTACTTTTTTTAAGCGATTACTACATACCAAATAGTACTCATAAAGCGGATGATTATTTATTTCTTGATTCAACTTTAAAATACATTACCGGTACTAAACGGTTTGAGTTTAATTTGACGGCAAAAAATCTATTAAATAAACGTATGTATACACAAACACAAACGTCTGACTATACCGTCTCAACTACTCAATATAATTTATTAGCAAGAACTATTATTGCAAGTTTGACCTATAATTTTTAA
- a CDS encoding GLPGLI family protein, translating to MKKNIQSLLFIFLVTITYSQNITVEYEYNFNSNTYKNELTINSSGSLWNYNASDQKTIDENLLDLFIIKKYEDESIYMTEEIFSAKFLVKDSLNIFEWKLENETKEILGYQCFLATTVFRGRKYNAYYTPDLAYPEGPWKFYGLPGLILSVSSEDNLIQYEALKIELDNTKTINLQIKSKDNYITWDEYKKKFILTFDNYIKRIKASGSVDDGSDVTIKILSPEIIYPKIQGGDGVKF from the coding sequence ATGAAAAAAAATATTCAATCACTACTGTTTATCTTTTTAGTAACAATTACGTATTCTCAAAACATTACAGTTGAATATGAGTACAATTTTAATTCAAATACATACAAAAACGAGTTAACAATCAATAGTTCTGGTTCGTTATGGAATTATAATGCAAGTGATCAAAAAACAATCGATGAAAATTTACTTGACCTCTTTATCATAAAAAAATATGAAGATGAAAGTATTTACATGACTGAAGAAATTTTTAGCGCTAAATTTTTGGTAAAAGACAGCTTGAATATATTTGAATGGAAATTAGAAAATGAAACTAAAGAAATTTTAGGATATCAATGTTTTTTAGCCACAACCGTTTTCAGAGGTAGAAAATATAATGCATATTATACACCTGATCTTGCATATCCAGAAGGACCTTGGAAATTTTATGGATTACCGGGTTTAATACTATCTGTTTCTTCTGAGGATAATCTTATTCAATACGAAGCTTTAAAAATTGAATTAGACAACACAAAAACAATTAACTTACAAATAAAATCAAAAGACAACTATATAACTTGGGATGAGTATAAAAAGAAATTCATACTAACATTTGACAATTACATAAAAAGGATAAAAGCAAGTGGTTCCGTAGATGATGGTTCCGATGTTACCATAAAAATATTAAGTCCCGAAATTATATATCCAAAAATTCAAGGTGGAGATGGGGTTAAGTTTTAA
- a CDS encoding PorP/SprF family type IX secretion system membrane protein: MRKIYLVVLLLTVFGSDLFAQQDPHYTQYMYNMSVMNPAYAGSKESLSMGLLYRKQWVEIEDAPTTATLFGHAPVGKNVGMGLSVINDKIGPVEENNIYGDFSYTLNLGGDHKLALGLKAGLTLHNVDYFTEIAPTLPDPNDDSFAKNVSNSYFNFGTGLFYYTNKYYLALSVPNMVKAQHLDFNGRSYGSEVSHYFLTGGYVFDLNESLKFKPFFMLKSAFDAPTSLDVSTNFLFKEKFEIGATYRLDDSFGAMVNYAITPSLKLGYAYDHIVSDLKVTTPASHEVILLFDVNFSKKVSRSPRYF, encoded by the coding sequence ATGAGAAAAATATATTTAGTAGTATTACTATTAACGGTTTTTGGTTCTGATTTGTTTGCTCAGCAGGATCCTCATTATACGCAGTATATGTATAATATGAGTGTTATGAATCCGGCTTATGCAGGTAGTAAGGAGTCATTATCTATGGGTTTGTTGTATAGAAAGCAGTGGGTTGAGATAGAGGATGCGCCTACGACTGCGACTTTATTTGGTCATGCTCCAGTTGGGAAGAATGTAGGTATGGGTCTATCGGTTATTAACGATAAGATTGGTCCTGTTGAGGAGAACAATATTTATGGTGATTTCAGTTATACATTGAATTTAGGAGGAGATCATAAATTAGCTTTAGGTTTAAAGGCTGGTTTAACGTTGCATAATGTTGATTATTTTACGGAGATTGCGCCTACTTTACCAGATCCTAACGATGATTCATTTGCTAAGAATGTTAGTAATAGTTATTTTAATTTTGGTACGGGATTATTTTATTATACGAATAAGTACTACTTGGCTTTGTCTGTTCCTAATATGGTTAAGGCCCAGCATTTAGATTTTAATGGTAGGAGTTATGGTAGTGAGGTGAGTCATTATTTTTTAACAGGGGGTTATGTTTTTGATTTGAATGAGAGTTTAAAGTTCAAGCCTTTTTTCATGTTGAAGAGTGCGTTTGATGCGCCTACTTCGTTGGATGTATCGACAAATTTTTTATTTAAGGAGAAGTTTGAGATTGGCGCGACGTATCGTTTAGACGACAGTTTTGGAGCGATGGTGAATTATGCTATTACACCGAGTTTAAAATTAGGATATGCCTACGATCATATTGTATCGGATTTAAAGGTGACTACCCCGGCATCACACGAGGTTATCTTGTTGTTTGATGTTAATTTCAGCAAGAAGGTATCACGTTCACCGCGTTATTTTTAA